The nucleotide window TTAAATATGATTTTTTCTTCTAACATTTGAAGAAATAGATTTAATGTTATTAGAAATGATATCAATGGTGTAATTGTCCCAATTAAGGCAAAATATATCTCAGATACTTTATGCTTTTTTATATGATAAAAATATAAAAAAGTATTTGCTAAAGCCCCCAACAATGGAGCTAAAATTATCCAAACTAATAAAGAGGTACTCATGATTTTTCCCCTTGTGACAGAGTTGTGAAAATATCTGTATCAAGAGATTTTCTTGATCTATATAATAAAATTATTACAGACAAAAATATAGCAGCTTCAGCAGCAGCAATAGATATAACCATAATTGTAATAATTTGAGGATCTAGATTAAAGTGATATCTTGCAAATGTAACTAAAAATAAGTTTATTCCATTTAACATCATTTCAATTGACATATAAATAACAAAAATATTTTTTCTTGAAATAACTCCAATTGCACCAATAGAAAACAACATCATTGATACAAATGCGTAAGAAGTTAGTGAAATCATACTTAATCCTCCTTGCTATTTAATTTAGATTTTCTTTTTTTAGCAAGAACTACTGAACCAATTAATGCAATTAAAAGTAAAATAGAGATTAATTCAAAAGAGATAATCCAATTATTATAAAGTTCTAATCCAACAGGTTTTATAGCTCCAAAATCACTATCACTAATTGATAAATCTTTTGAAGGAAGATTTGAAATTGCTTTTAAAACAAGAATGTTTAGAGGTATCATTATAGCAGTACCTAAAGCAATTAATTTATATTTATTTGGTTCATTTGGTAAATCTTCATCTTTAATATTTAAAAACATTAAAATAAAAAGAATTAGTGTCATAATAGCTCCTGCATAAACTATTATTTGAACTAAAAATAAAAAAGTTGCATTTAAAAGGGCAAACATCCCAGCAACACTAAGCATTGTAACTAATACACCAAGTGCACTGTACATTGGACTTTTATAAACTATCATAGCAATAGCGCCTGTTATTGCAAAAAATGCTAAGGCAATAAAAATTAAATCAGCCATTATTTCAAATCCTTTGCTCTTTCATTAGCCATTAAAGCTTTTTTATCTAAAACAAAATCTTCTCTTTTAGAACCTGTAAATGAAAAAATTCCTGTATCCATTCTAATTGCATCGCAAGGACAAGCTTCAACACAATATCCACAAAATACACACTCTAATAAATCAATTTTAAACTCTTTTGGTCTTTTTTCATTGTGTTCATCAAATCTCTCTTCTGCTTCAATAAAAATACATTCAGCAGGACATGCAGTTGCACACATATAACAAGCAACACATTTTTCTGTTCCATCATCAAATTTTGTGAGTCTATGAACACCTCTATATCTTTCGTTTAAATCAGTTGGTTGAACTTCTGGATATTGCATAGTTTTTAAATTATCAATATCACTTAAATTTTTTATGAAATGTTTGAAAGTTGTTTTCATCCCTCCTGCAATAGCAGGTAAGTATAATTTATCTTTAAATGATTTTCCATATCTTGGTACTACTTTTATTGCCATCTTATTTTCCTACCACAACTATAATCGCAGTAACTACGATATTTAAAAGAGCTAATGGAATTAAAACTTTCCACCCTAACATCTGTAATTGGTCATATCTGAATCTTAAAACTGTCCATCTTACCCAAATATAAACAAATGCCATCATAAAAAACTTGATTAAAAATGTTCCTACTTGAATTACAGCAGTTGTAATATTTACACCATTTGTTCCAAGTCCTGTAATTAAAAAAGAGATTAAAAGAGCGATTAAAACAAAACAAATAGACCAAAATGCAACCGTTAAAATTTTTGTCTCTTTTTCTCTACTTTTATTTTCACCTATTGCTTTATTGTTTTTTTTCATCCATCTTGTGAAGAAGAATATTTTTAATGGAAGAATTATTATGATTGCTAGGATAACATAATTTATATTACTTTGAATAGCTTGTGTATCTAACCAAGGGATTTGATATCCTCCAAAAAATAGAGTTACAATTAAAGCACTTGATGCACTCATTGCTGCATATTCACCAACTTGAAAAAGACCAAATTTCATTGCACTATATTCAGTATGATATCCTGCAACTAATTCTGATTCTCCTTCTGCTAAGTCAAAAGGCGCTCTATTTGTTTCTGCAAAAGAACAAACAATAAAAATTATTGCAGCAAGTGGTTGTACAAAAATTCCCCACATTGGAATAAAACCAAGATAAGTTCCACTTTGAGCATTTACCATATCAGTTAGATGAATTGAACCATAAGAAATAATCATAGAAATAATTGCAAGTCCCATAGCTGCTTCATATGAAATAACTTGAGCACTGGCTCTAATTGAACCTAAAAGTCCATATTTATTTCCTGATGAGTAACCTCCAAGAATTATTCCATAAACACTAAGTCCTGCAAATGCAATAAACCACATAATTCCAAGTTGATTTGGAATTGCTTGCATGATATTTTCTTTTCCATCTATAACTAAAACATCAGCAAAAGGAATAACTGCAAAAGTTAAAAAAGAACATAAAAATACAATTACAGGAGCAACTGTAAAGAAAAACTTGTATCTAATATGTGAAGGGGTAAAATCCTCTTTAAAAACAAGTTTTAGCATATCTGCAAAACTTTGAATTAATCCACCTAATCTAAAAGGTCCAATATTACATCTATTTGGACCACTTCTATCTTGCATAAGTCCTGAGACTCTTCTCTCCCACCAAACAAATAAAGGAGTTAATCCAACAGCTAATAATACAGCTATTACAATGTTTACTATAATTATAATTGTGCTACTCATAGAGTTCCTTTTTCAATCATAGATTTTAAATTTTCTATTATTGTTGTTATAGTTTTCATTGGATTATTTTTATTCATTTTTGAAATAACTTTTTGTTTAATTCCATCACAATTTGTATAAGTTCCAGATTTTTCATAAAAAGAAGCTACAGGAACAGCAATATTTGAATAACCAATAGTAAGACATAAATGACTAAAAAAAGAGATAATTTTTTTATTTTCTAATAATTTTATATTATTCTCAAAATAATCATTTTCAATTATAAACACTAAAGAAGCATTTTTTAAACTATCTTCAAAAAATTCTTTTGTTTCATCAATTTCAAGTTCTTTAAAAGAAGCTCTATTTGAAGTTTTATCATTTTGTCTTAGATAATTATCAGCAAAATTTTCATCAAATGTATTTGGTGAATATCCTGATAAATTTATATTTAATTTTCTTGCTAAATTTTTTACATTTAACATCTCTTCATAAGAAAGATTTGGACTTAATACCATTAGGATATTTTTATTTGTAGTTAATTCTTTAAAAATATTTGCAATTGTATTATTTATATCTGTTTCATTTTTATTTACTAAAGGAATCTCAAATCTATTATCATTCTCTTTTGAGTAAGATAATCTTCCTTCATCACACATAAACCAACCATTTATTGCTCTATTTACTCTTGGTCTAAATCTAAAAATTTGGTCATCTTTGTATTTTTCTTTTCTATGATCAACAAAAATATTACAACCCTTTGAACAACCATTACAAATGGCATCAAAAGTTTCTAAAAACCAAACTCTTTGTTTAAATCTAAAATCTTTATTCGTTAAAGCACCAACAGGGCATAAATCAATAACATTCATGGCATAAGGATTATTTAAAGGTCGCCCAGGAAAAATTCCAATAACTGAATGATCAGCTCGACTTATAACACCTAATTCATTAGTTTTTGTAATATCTGAACAAAATCTAACACATCTTGTACAAAGTACACATCTTTCTTGGTCTAGCATTACATTAGAACCAATATCAACTCTTTTTCTTGCATGATTTTTAGAATTTACATTTATTCTTGATTCATAAAATCCAGATTCCATGTAATAATCTTGTAATTTACATTCTCCAGCTTGGTCGCAAGTTGGACAATCAATAGGATGATTGATAAGTTCAAGTTCAAGAATTTCTCGTCTTACTTTCTCGATATTCTCACCTTTTGTTCTTATAATCATCCCATCTTTTATAGGAGTATCACAAGCAATTTGAGGTCTTTTTTGACCTTCAATTTCAACCATACACATTCTACAATTTCCATCTTTGCCCAATGCTTGATGATAACAAAAGTGAGGGATATGAACATTTTCATCCAGTAATTTATCAATCAACAAGCTACCTTTTGTAGCTTGCATTTCTACGCCATTGATTGTAATATTAACTATCTCTGCCATATATATCCCTTTCACCTTAAGTTTATTTTTTCTTAGTTACCTGTATATAACTGTCTTGGTCTTGCAATTTTATGTTTTGGATCTTGTTTCAATTCAGACCATTGTGATAACCATCCTGGAGTTCTTCCAATAACGAAGATTGGAGTAAACATTTCAACAGGAATTTTAAGAGCAGTTAAAATTACACCTGAATAGAAGTCAATATTTGGATATAATCCTCTTTCTTTGAAGTAATCATCTTTTAATGCAGCTTCTTCAACAGCAGCAGCAACATCTAATAATTTAGAATCAAGATTTAATTCTTCTCTTAATTTATCTTGTAATCCTTTTAATGTTTCAGCTCTTGGATCTCTATTTTTATAAACTCTATGTCCGAATCCCATTAATCTAAATGGATCATTTTTATCTTTAGCTTTTGCAATATATGTT belongs to Arcobacter defluvii and includes:
- a CDS encoding NADH-quinone oxidoreductase subunit J family protein, with amino-acid sequence MADLIFIALAFFAITGAIAMIVYKSPMYSALGVLVTMLSVAGMFALLNATFLFLVQIIVYAGAIMTLILFILMFLNIKDEDLPNEPNKYKLIALGTAIMIPLNILVLKAISNLPSKDLSISDSDFGAIKPVGLELYNNWIISFELISILLLIALIGSVVLAKKRKSKLNSKED
- the nuoK gene encoding NADH-quinone oxidoreductase subunit NuoK; the protein is MISLTSYAFVSMMLFSIGAIGVISRKNIFVIYMSIEMMLNGINLFLVTFARYHFNLDPQIITIMVISIAAAEAAIFLSVIILLYRSRKSLDTDIFTTLSQGEKS
- a CDS encoding complex I subunit 1/NuoH family protein, whose amino-acid sequence is MSSTIIIIVNIVIAVLLAVGLTPLFVWWERRVSGLMQDRSGPNRCNIGPFRLGGLIQSFADMLKLVFKEDFTPSHIRYKFFFTVAPVIVFLCSFLTFAVIPFADVLVIDGKENIMQAIPNQLGIMWFIAFAGLSVYGIILGGYSSGNKYGLLGSIRASAQVISYEAAMGLAIISMIISYGSIHLTDMVNAQSGTYLGFIPMWGIFVQPLAAIIFIVCSFAETNRAPFDLAEGESELVAGYHTEYSAMKFGLFQVGEYAAMSASSALIVTLFFGGYQIPWLDTQAIQSNINYVILAIIIILPLKIFFFTRWMKKNNKAIGENKSREKETKILTVAFWSICFVLIALLISFLITGLGTNGVNITTAVIQVGTFLIKFFMMAFVYIWVRWTVLRFRYDQLQMLGWKVLIPLALLNIVVTAIIVVVGK
- a CDS encoding 2Fe-2S iron-sulfur cluster-binding protein yields the protein MAEIVNITINGVEMQATKGSLLIDKLLDENVHIPHFCYHQALGKDGNCRMCMVEIEGQKRPQIACDTPIKDGMIIRTKGENIEKVRREILELELINHPIDCPTCDQAGECKLQDYYMESGFYESRINVNSKNHARKRVDIGSNVMLDQERCVLCTRCVRFCSDITKTNELGVISRADHSVIGIFPGRPLNNPYAMNVIDLCPVGALTNKDFRFKQRVWFLETFDAICNGCSKGCNIFVDHRKEKYKDDQIFRFRPRVNRAINGWFMCDEGRLSYSKENDNRFEIPLVNKNETDINNTIANIFKELTTNKNILMVLSPNLSYEEMLNVKNLARKLNINLSGYSPNTFDENFADNYLRQNDKTSNRASFKELEIDETKEFFEDSLKNASLVFIIENDYFENNIKLLENKKIISFFSHLCLTIGYSNIAVPVASFYEKSGTYTNCDGIKQKVISKMNKNNPMKTITTIIENLKSMIEKGTL
- a CDS encoding NuoI/complex I 23 kDa subunit family protein, encoding MAIKVVPRYGKSFKDKLYLPAIAGGMKTTFKHFIKNLSDIDNLKTMQYPEVQPTDLNERYRGVHRLTKFDDGTEKCVACYMCATACPAECIFIEAEERFDEHNEKRPKEFKIDLLECVFCGYCVEACPCDAIRMDTGIFSFTGSKREDFVLDKKALMANERAKDLK